A genomic window from Streptomyces sp. NBC_01429 includes:
- a CDS encoding YciI family protein yields the protein MFVLELTYTESIERVDALIDAHAAWLDAGYAAGTFIASGRKNPRDGGVILAVGEDRAEMERLTAADPFVTGAVCVYRITEFAATKTAPALEPYRRQA from the coding sequence ATGTTCGTACTGGAATTGACCTACACGGAATCCATCGAGCGCGTCGACGCGCTGATCGACGCCCATGCGGCCTGGCTGGACGCCGGATACGCGGCCGGTACCTTCATCGCCTCGGGCCGCAAGAACCCGCGCGACGGCGGGGTGATCCTGGCGGTCGGGGAGGACCGCGCGGAGATGGAACGGCTCACGGCGGCCGATCCGTTCGTGACCGGCGCGGTCTGCGTGTACCGGATCACCGAGTTCGCCGCGACGAAGACCGCGCCCGCGCTGGAGCCGTACCGGCGGCAGGCGTAG
- a CDS encoding SsgA family sporulation/cell division regulator: protein MSPVIEQAVQARLVSSAPRMETVPATLLYDREDPFAVRMAFPPPATLEGTEVTWEFSRELLATGVSEAAGVGDVRVRPFGYGRTVLEFHAPEGTAMVHLRTSELRRFLDRVQGLVPAGREHLYLNLDHDLTELLRDAR, encoded by the coding sequence ATGTCACCCGTCATCGAGCAGGCCGTGCAGGCCAGACTCGTTTCGTCCGCTCCCCGGATGGAGACCGTTCCCGCGACGCTCCTCTACGACCGGGAGGACCCGTTCGCCGTGCGGATGGCCTTCCCGCCCCCGGCCACGCTGGAGGGCACCGAGGTGACGTGGGAGTTCTCCCGCGAGCTGCTGGCCACCGGGGTGAGCGAGGCCGCCGGTGTCGGCGATGTGCGGGTGCGGCCCTTCGGGTACGGGCGTACGGTCCTGGAGTTCCACGCCCCCGAGGGCACCGCGATGGTCCATCTGCGCACCTCGGAGCTGCGGCGCTTCCTGGACCGCGTCCAGGGGCTCGTGCCGGCCGGCCGCGAGCATCTCTATCTGAATCTGGACCACGATCTGACCGAACTGCTGCGCGACGCGCGCTGA
- a CDS encoding ABC-F family ATP-binding cassette domain-containing protein: MAPSPTTHITCTALSFAWPDGTEVFDGFQLAVGPGRTGLIGLNGCGKSTLLRLIANDLAPAEGRIGITGEVGYLPQTVVLDTALRVDDALGIAATRAALHAIEAGDASEEHFTAVGDDWDVEERAVATLDQLGLGRIGLDRTIGEVSGGECVLLRLAALLLARPDVLLLDEPTNNLDLHARRRLYDAVDSWSGVLVVVSHDRELLERVDQIAELRDGEVRWYGGNYDAYEEALAQEQEAAERMVRVAEADVHRQKRELADAQIKLARRKRYGQKMWDNRREPKIIMNARKRAAQESAGKHRVMHTEKLSQAKERLDEAVEAVRDDDEVRIDLPHTTVHPGRGVLTLRDLRLRYGAEARGEFTVHGPERIALVGRNGAGKTTLLRTVAGELAPVSGEALAQVPLRFLPQRLDVLDDGLSVVENVARLAPEATNNLIRAQLARFLFRGARADQPAGTLSGGERFRASLAALLLAEPAPRLLMLDEPTNNLDLASVRRLTAALEAYRGALIVASHDVPFLESIGITRWLLLDGELRDTTPEEVRAAGGTA; this comes from the coding sequence ATGGCCCCCTCCCCCACCACCCACATCACCTGCACCGCCCTGTCCTTCGCCTGGCCCGACGGGACCGAGGTGTTCGACGGCTTCCAACTGGCCGTCGGCCCCGGCAGAACCGGGCTGATCGGCCTCAACGGATGCGGAAAGTCAACCCTGTTGAGGCTGATCGCCAATGATCTCGCCCCCGCCGAGGGCCGGATCGGCATCACCGGCGAGGTCGGATACCTCCCGCAGACCGTGGTGCTCGACACGGCGCTGCGGGTGGACGACGCCCTCGGCATCGCCGCGACCCGTGCCGCGCTGCACGCCATCGAGGCCGGCGACGCGAGCGAGGAGCACTTCACCGCCGTCGGCGACGACTGGGACGTCGAGGAGCGGGCCGTCGCCACCCTCGACCAGCTCGGTCTGGGCCGTATCGGACTCGACCGGACCATCGGCGAGGTGTCGGGCGGCGAGTGCGTCCTGCTCCGGCTGGCCGCGCTGCTGCTGGCCCGCCCGGACGTGCTCCTGCTGGACGAGCCGACCAACAACCTCGATCTGCACGCGCGGCGGCGGCTCTACGACGCCGTCGACTCCTGGTCGGGGGTGCTGGTCGTGGTCAGCCACGACCGCGAACTGCTGGAGCGCGTCGACCAGATCGCCGAGCTGCGGGACGGCGAGGTGCGGTGGTACGGCGGCAACTACGACGCGTACGAGGAGGCCCTCGCCCAGGAGCAGGAGGCGGCCGAGCGGATGGTCCGCGTCGCCGAGGCGGACGTGCACCGCCAGAAGCGCGAACTCGCCGATGCCCAGATCAAGTTGGCCCGGCGCAAGCGGTACGGCCAGAAGATGTGGGACAACAGGCGCGAGCCGAAGATCATCATGAACGCGCGCAAACGGGCGGCCCAGGAATCCGCCGGCAAGCACCGCGTCATGCACACCGAGAAGCTCAGCCAGGCCAAGGAGCGCCTGGACGAGGCGGTGGAGGCGGTACGGGACGACGACGAGGTCAGGATCGACCTGCCGCACACCACGGTCCATCCGGGGCGCGGCGTGCTGACCCTGCGTGACCTGCGGCTGCGCTACGGAGCCGAGGCGCGCGGCGAGTTCACCGTCCACGGCCCCGAGCGGATCGCCCTGGTGGGGCGCAACGGCGCGGGCAAGACGACGCTCCTGCGCACCGTCGCCGGGGAGCTGGCGCCGGTCTCCGGCGAGGCGCTGGCCCAGGTGCCGCTGCGCTTCCTGCCGCAGCGCCTCGATGTCCTCGACGACGGGCTGAGCGTGGTGGAGAACGTCGCGCGGCTCGCCCCGGAGGCGACGAACAACCTGATCAGGGCACAACTGGCCCGCTTCCTCTTCCGGGGCGCGCGGGCCGATCAGCCGGCCGGCACGCTGTCGGGCGGAGAGCGGTTCCGCGCCTCGCTCGCCGCCCTGCTGCTGGCCGAACCGGCGCCGCGCCTGCTGATGCTGGACGAGCCGACGAACAATCTGGACCTCGCGAGCGTGCGCCGGCTCACGGCCGCGCTGGAGGCGTACCGGGGCGCGCTGATCGTGGCGAGCCACGATGTGCCGTTCCTGGAGTCGATCGGGATCACCCGCTGGCTGCTGCTCGACGGTGAACTGCGCGACACCACCCCCGAGGAGGTGCGTGCGGCGGGCGGCACCGCCTGA
- the ddaH gene encoding dimethylargininase, whose translation MTSRKALIRRPSPRLAEGLVTHIERSAAVDAGLALRQWEEYARTLREHGWETVEVAPVDDCPDGVFVEDTVVMFRNVALISRPGALTRRPETAAVEEELGALGCSVNRVREPGTLDGGDVLKVGDTVYVGRGGRTNAAGVAQLRAAFEPLGARVVAVPVSKVLHLKSAVTALPDSTVIGYGPLVDAASVFPRFLPVPEESGGHVVLLGGGKLLIAASAPRTAALLTDLGYTPVPVDISEFEKLEGCVTCLSVRLRDLYA comes from the coding sequence GTGACCAGCAGGAAAGCCCTGATCCGCCGCCCGAGCCCGCGCCTCGCCGAGGGGCTGGTGACCCATATCGAGCGGTCCGCCGCCGTCGATGCCGGGCTCGCGCTGCGCCAGTGGGAGGAGTACGCCCGCACCCTGCGCGAGCACGGCTGGGAGACCGTCGAGGTGGCGCCGGTGGACGACTGCCCGGACGGGGTGTTCGTCGAGGACACGGTGGTGATGTTCCGGAACGTCGCCCTGATCTCCCGGCCCGGCGCCCTCACGCGCCGTCCGGAGACGGCGGCGGTGGAGGAGGAACTCGGCGCGCTCGGCTGCTCGGTGAACCGGGTGCGGGAGCCGGGCACGCTCGACGGCGGCGATGTGCTCAAGGTCGGCGACACGGTCTACGTGGGCCGGGGCGGCCGGACGAACGCGGCAGGCGTGGCACAGTTGCGCGCGGCCTTCGAACCGCTCGGGGCGCGGGTGGTGGCCGTACCCGTGAGCAAGGTGCTGCATCTGAAGTCGGCGGTGACGGCGCTGCCGGACTCGACGGTCATCGGGTACGGGCCGCTGGTGGACGCCGCGTCCGTCTTCCCGCGCTTCCTGCCCGTACCGGAGGAGTCCGGCGGCCACGTGGTGCTGCTGGGCGGCGGGAAACTGCTCATCGCGGCGAGCGCGCCCCGGACCGCCGCGCTGCTGACGGATCTGGGTTACACCCCGGTGCCGGTCGACATCAGCGAGTTCGAGAAGCTCGAAGGGTGCGTGACCTGCCTCTCGGTACGCTTGCGCGACCTGTACGCATAA
- a CDS encoding acyl-ACP desaturase, whose amino-acid sequence MSITSPHLGSSDAWTDARLLFALEEVVEKELNRHLKVAKDWMPHEYVPWSDGRNFPGFFEDGEAWQADQSKVTEVGKIALVVNLLTEDNLPSYHHEIASLFGRNGAWGTWVHRWTAEEGRHGIVMRDYLLASRAVDPDKLEQFRMAHMAEGYESDNAHSMLHSVAYVAFQELATRVSHRNTGHQSGDPVCDRMLARISTDENLHMVFYRNLLAAAFELAPDLTMQSVRDVVVDFRMPGHGMPGFERAAAQMAIGEIYNMRIHHDDVIQPVLRYLKVMDISGLGPDGLKAQEELGLYMNGLDTEASKFDEKLATRKARMAARAAG is encoded by the coding sequence GTGTCGATCACCTCTCCCCACCTCGGCAGTTCGGACGCGTGGACAGACGCCCGACTGCTGTTCGCCCTGGAAGAGGTGGTGGAAAAGGAACTCAACCGCCACCTCAAGGTCGCCAAGGACTGGATGCCGCACGAGTACGTGCCCTGGTCGGACGGCCGTAACTTCCCCGGCTTCTTCGAGGACGGCGAGGCCTGGCAGGCGGACCAGTCCAAGGTCACCGAGGTCGGCAAGATCGCGCTCGTGGTCAACCTGCTCACCGAGGACAACCTCCCCAGCTACCACCACGAGATCGCCAGCCTCTTCGGCCGCAACGGCGCCTGGGGCACCTGGGTGCACCGCTGGACCGCCGAGGAGGGCCGGCACGGCATCGTGATGCGCGACTACCTGCTCGCCTCGCGCGCCGTGGACCCGGACAAGCTGGAGCAGTTCCGGATGGCGCACATGGCGGAGGGGTACGAGTCGGACAACGCGCACTCGATGCTGCACTCCGTCGCGTACGTCGCCTTCCAGGAGCTGGCGACGCGCGTCTCGCACCGCAACACCGGTCACCAGTCGGGCGACCCGGTCTGCGACCGGATGCTGGCGCGGATCTCCACCGACGAGAACCTGCACATGGTCTTCTACCGCAACCTGCTGGCCGCGGCCTTCGAGCTCGCCCCGGACCTGACCATGCAGTCGGTCCGCGATGTCGTCGTCGACTTCCGGATGCCCGGCCACGGCATGCCCGGCTTCGAGCGCGCCGCCGCGCAGATGGCCATCGGCGAGATCTACAACATGCGGATCCACCACGACGACGTGATCCAGCCGGTGCTGCGCTACCTGAAGGTCATGGACATAAGCGGACTCGGCCCGGACGGACTGAAGGCGCAGGAGGAGCTGGGCCTGTACATGAACGGCCTGGACACCGAGGCGAGCAAGTTCGACGAGAAGCTCGCCACCCGCAAGGCGCGGATGGCCGCGCGCGCGGCGGGCTGA
- a CDS encoding WhiB family transcriptional regulator, translating to MPINITASTTAPTDHAGADRTGTTRTKDELSWQESALCAQTGPEFFFPAPGSSTREAKRLCGACEGRVACLQYALTHDERFGVWGGLSEKERQNLRRTAS from the coding sequence ATGCCGATCAACATCACCGCCAGCACCACCGCCCCGACCGACCATGCGGGCGCCGACCGTACGGGGACCACCCGTACGAAGGACGAACTCTCCTGGCAGGAGAGCGCGTTGTGCGCCCAGACCGGGCCGGAGTTCTTCTTCCCCGCCCCCGGCTCCTCCACCCGCGAGGCGAAGCGCCTCTGCGGCGCCTGCGAGGGCCGGGTCGCCTGCCTCCAGTACGCACTCACCCACGACGAGCGCTTCGGCGTCTGGGGCGGCCTCTCGGAGAAGGAGCGGCAGAACCTCCGCCGCACCGCGAGCTGA
- a CDS encoding VOC family protein, translating into MLTTPYAIGAPIWVDLRTPDMEGAAAFYRALFGWEHGPAGPGTGGYGFFRLDGGTAAGAMPLEPGQGPASWSLYFATPDADATVVAVRRRGGSVAAGPRDVTDLGRMAVCADPGGAGFSLWQPGTNAGLDVVNSPGGFCWAELYASDEDVAYAFYSAVFGWQALSVPMPDGSGTYRMVNPAGQGPEGMFGGFVPLGTDPAESGGAPHWLLYFAVTDCEATVTAARELGGEVRVGATDIEGVGRFAKLSDPYGARFALMQGARRDA; encoded by the coding sequence ATGCTCACCACTCCCTATGCCATCGGCGCCCCCATCTGGGTCGACCTCCGCACCCCGGACATGGAGGGGGCCGCCGCCTTCTACCGGGCCCTGTTCGGCTGGGAGCACGGGCCGGCCGGGCCCGGCACCGGCGGTTACGGCTTCTTCCGGCTCGACGGCGGGACGGCGGCCGGCGCCATGCCCCTGGAGCCGGGACAGGGGCCGGCGTCCTGGTCGCTGTATTTCGCGACGCCCGACGCCGACGCCACGGTCGTGGCCGTACGGCGGCGCGGCGGCTCGGTGGCGGCCGGGCCGAGGGACGTCACCGACCTCGGCAGGATGGCGGTCTGCGCCGATCCGGGCGGCGCGGGCTTCTCGCTCTGGCAGCCGGGCACGAACGCCGGCCTGGACGTCGTCAACAGCCCCGGCGGTTTCTGCTGGGCGGAGCTGTACGCCTCGGACGAGGACGTCGCGTACGCCTTCTACAGCGCGGTCTTCGGCTGGCAGGCGCTGAGCGTACCGATGCCGGACGGCAGCGGTACGTACCGGATGGTCAACCCGGCCGGTCAGGGCCCGGAGGGCATGTTCGGCGGATTCGTCCCGCTCGGCACCGACCCGGCCGAGTCCGGCGGCGCGCCGCACTGGCTGCTCTATTTCGCGGTGACGGACTGCGAGGCTACAGTTACGGCGGCGCGCGAGCTGGGCGGTGAAGTCCGGGTCGGGGCGACGGACATCGAGGGCGTCGGACGGTTCGCGAAGCTGAGCGATCCGTACGGTGCGCGGTTCGCGCTGATGCAGGGCGCGCGGCGGGACGCCTGA
- a CDS encoding multicopper oxidase domain-containing protein → MDRRSFNRRLLAGGAVAATGITSLSVASASAPAASAADTPPRTAPAGGQVRRLTMFAETLPNGQMGYGFERGKASVPGPLIELNEGDTVHIEFENTTDVPVSLHVHGVDYDIANDGTRMNKSHVEPGETRTYTWRTHAPGPRADGTWQPGSAGYWHYHDHVVGTDHGTGGIRKGLYGPVVVRRKGDILPDKQFTIVFNDMTINNKPAAESPNFEATVGDRIEIVMITHGEFYHTFHIHGHRWADNRTGLLTGPDDPSRVIDNKITGPADSFGFQIIAGERGGAGAWMYHCHVQSHSDMGMAGLLLIAKPDGTVPGYDPDHPHHSAASAGDDAHAGH, encoded by the coding sequence ATGGACAGACGGAGCTTCAACCGGCGGCTGTTGGCAGGAGGAGCGGTCGCCGCGACCGGGATCACCTCGCTGTCCGTCGCCTCGGCCTCGGCCCCGGCCGCGAGCGCGGCGGACACCCCGCCCAGAACGGCCCCGGCGGGCGGTCAGGTGCGCCGGCTCACGATGTTCGCCGAGACCCTGCCCAACGGCCAGATGGGCTACGGCTTCGAGCGGGGCAAGGCGTCCGTCCCCGGCCCGCTGATCGAGCTGAACGAGGGCGACACCGTCCACATCGAGTTCGAGAACACGACGGACGTCCCGGTCAGCCTGCACGTCCACGGCGTGGACTACGACATCGCCAACGACGGCACCCGGATGAACAAGAGCCATGTCGAACCCGGCGAGACCCGCACCTACACCTGGCGCACCCACGCCCCGGGCCCGCGCGCGGACGGCACCTGGCAGCCGGGCAGCGCCGGGTACTGGCACTACCACGACCATGTCGTGGGCACCGACCACGGCACGGGCGGGATCCGCAAGGGCCTCTACGGGCCGGTCGTCGTGCGCAGGAAGGGCGACATCCTGCCGGACAAGCAGTTCACCATCGTCTTCAACGACATGACGATCAACAACAAGCCCGCAGCGGAGAGCCCCAACTTCGAGGCCACCGTGGGTGATCGCATCGAGATCGTCATGATCACGCACGGCGAGTTCTACCACACGTTCCATATCCACGGTCATCGCTGGGCCGACAACAGAACGGGCCTGCTGACCGGCCCCGACGACCCGAGCCGGGTGATCGACAACAAGATCACGGGACCGGCCGACTCCTTCGGCTTCCAGATCATCGCGGGCGAGCGCGGTGGCGCGGGCGCCTGGATGTACCACTGCCATGTCCAGAGCCACTCGGACATGGGCATGGCCGGTCTGCTGCTGATCGCGAAACCGGACGGCACGGTCCCGGGGTACGACCCGGACCACCCGCACCACTCCGCCGCATCGGCGGGCGACGACGCGCACGCGGGGCATTAG